A stretch of Chaetodon auriga isolate fChaAug3 chromosome 21, fChaAug3.hap1, whole genome shotgun sequence DNA encodes these proteins:
- the LOC143314511 gene encoding sodium channel protein type 2 subunit alpha-like, which produces MAGCVFPMGPESFQRFTPDSLAAIEQRIAQEQARLKKQYQEDLGDVVVPRPRPDLEAGKQLPRIFADIPSHLVGVPLEDIDPYYFKDQRTFIVLNKGKAIFRFSATSALYIFSPFHPIRRIAIKILVHSYPYAHRSDCET; this is translated from the exons ATGGCTGGCTGTGTGTTTCCAATGGGACCAGAGAGCTTTCAGCGCTTCACGCCGGACTCCCTGGCGGCCATCGAGCAGCGCATCGCCCAGGAGCAGGCCCGACTCAAGAAACAATACCAGGAg gaccTGGGCGACGTGGTGGTCCCCCGGCCCCGGCCCGACCTGGAGGCAGGAAAACAGCTGCCACGCATCTTCGCCGACATCCCGTCTCATCTGGTGGGCGTTCCCCTGGAAGACATCGACCCGTACTACTTCAAAGACCAGAGG aCCTTCATAGTCCTGAACAAAGGGAAGGCCATCTTCCGTTTCAGCGCCACATCAGCTCTCTACATCTTCAGCCCCTTCCACCCCATCCGAAGAATCGCCATCAAGATCCTGGTCCACTCATATCCTTACGCTCACCGCAGCGACT GTGAGACGTGA